In Arthrobacter sp. PAMC25284, a single genomic region encodes these proteins:
- a CDS encoding HAD domain-containing protein yields MTRTLLLLDVDGVVSPMRSSHVTPAGDEVEHWIVIPPRPPLRVRIRPAVIEAVDRWADSAADVQWLSSWGWRTKWLDQVGLPRLPGFYDPDPAEVFFWGRSQRPWKRPALEDYLAAQTETVRLAWVDDELFYYRGGETRKDMLAAHPGITDLLLVEPDGLVGLSDREIRKVDKFLSR; encoded by the coding sequence ATGACTCGCACGCTGCTCCTGCTCGACGTGGACGGCGTCGTATCCCCGATGAGGAGCTCTCACGTCACCCCTGCCGGCGACGAGGTCGAACACTGGATAGTCATTCCGCCGCGGCCCCCCCTCCGGGTAAGGATCCGGCCGGCTGTGATCGAGGCGGTCGACCGGTGGGCAGACTCCGCGGCCGATGTTCAGTGGCTGTCCTCGTGGGGATGGCGGACGAAATGGCTCGACCAGGTCGGACTGCCGCGGCTCCCGGGCTTCTACGACCCCGACCCCGCGGAAGTCTTCTTCTGGGGTCGAAGCCAGCGGCCGTGGAAACGCCCCGCCCTCGAGGACTATCTGGCGGCTCAGACCGAGACCGTCCGGCTCGCCTGGGTCGACGATGAACTCTTCTACTACCGCGGCGGTGAGACCCGGAAGGACATGCTGGCCGCCCACCCCGGCATCACGGACCTGCTCCTCGTCGAACCGGACGGCTTAGTCGGACTATCCGATCGGGAGATCCGCAAGGTCGACAAATTCCTGTCCCGGTAG